From a single Brassica rapa cultivar Chiifu-401-42 chromosome A01, CAAS_Brap_v3.01, whole genome shotgun sequence genomic region:
- the LOC108869472 gene encoding uncharacterized protein LOC108869472 yields MEILKKVYALYPTRGLKCDGCNLGENYYGDGYRCFRSGIFFHKECANSSLEICNLYHPQHSLKIKVCAKNNNVQEECKVCRINLPKMYYYCSICDFAIDLICVKKEVKKEIGDSKIHEHPLSLVPEMVSFTCHLCQVLDDRFPFVCNLCDLSFHQYCAESISEINYSCHPQHPLKRYTRVPSRTGGKCCLCGNKLHNVFYHCSVCNFSVDINCVKKPPPFSLHHPKAHEHPIILMPQRSFVCNACGMDDDPNPYVCPQCNFMIHRNCVDKPQVIKINHHDHRIYYNHYLDSDDWECGVCQKEMKWTCGAYSCLKCQDFAVHLRCATKFGIWDGIELEGISETNIELKSYEVVEEGLIKHSGHQNHVLKLKEESDGDDEGIVCEACVYPVFCGPFYSCTECDNYILHQKCAHLPKKKIDSFYKMEITLFPCDKMETILGLCEVCQHFFQGFRYTTKDDITLDMRCGSISEPFFHESHPHHPLYIDFSGNKTCKACGDEATFILSCQECGYVLDIKCPFLPNKVKHKYDKNHFLFLCYGKDTSDQYLCEICEEELNSEKWFYRCDECCITFHIKCTLGDLISLKQIVDAEPIKLEVIRNIHMTRLVCDVCHSRCHFPYMLKCSSPLGVDTLCSLQCFRQKYFHKMTPLYELSIDY; encoded by the coding sequence ATGGAAATACTTAAGAAAGTTTATGCATTATATCCAACTCGCGGGCTAAAATGCGATGGTTGCAATCTTGGTGAAAACTACTATGGTGATGGTTATCGTTGTTTTCGTTCTGGAATCTTCTTTCACAAAGAGTGTGCTAATTCTAGCCTAGAGATTTGCAACCTCTATCATCCACAACATTCTTTGAAAATTAAGGTATGTGCAAAGAACAATAATGTGCAAGAAGAATGCAAAGTTTGTAGAATTAATTTGCCAAAAATGTATTATTATTGTTCTATATGTGATTTTGCCATCGATTTGATATGtgtaaaaaaagaagttaagaaagagattggagattcaAAGATCCATGAGCATCCATTATCCCTTGTTCCTGAGATGGTTAGCTTTACTTGTCATCTATGTCAAGTACTTGATGACCGGTTTCCTTTTGTATGTAATTTATGTGATTTGAGTTTTCACCAATATTGTGCCGAATCCATATCAGAGATCAACTATTCTTGCCATCCTCAACACCCTCTCAAGCGTTACACGCGTGTTCCAAGTCGCACTGGTGGAAAATGTTGCTTGTGTGGGAACAAGCTTCATAACGTCTTTTATCATTGTTCAGTTTGCAATTTCAGCGTGGATATCAACTGTGTAAAGAAACCACCTCCTTTCAGTCTTCACCACCCTAAAGCTCATGAGCATCCAATCATTCTTATGCCGCAAAGAAGTTTTGTTTGTAATGCTTGTGGGATGGATGATGACCCAAATCCTTATGTATGTCCTCAATGCAATTTCATGATCCATAGAAATTGTGTTGATAAACCACAAGTCATAAAGATCAATCATCATGACCACCGCATTTATTACAATCATTATCTTGATTCTGATGATTGGGAATGTGGAGTGTGTCAAAAAGAGATGAAATGGACGTGCGGAGCTTATTCTTGTCTGAAGTGTCAAGATTTTGCAGTTCATCTAAGATGTGCCACAAAGTTCGGGATTTGGGATGGGATTGAGCTTGAAGGTATATCAGAAACTAATATCGAGCTCAAGTCATACGAAGTGGTTGAAGAGGGACTTATAAAGCATTCCGGTCACCAAAACCATGTTTTGAAGCTCAAAGAAGAaagtgatggtgatgatgaaggCATAGTTTGTGAAGCATGTGTATATCCTGTATTTTGTGGCCCATTCTACAGTTGCACAGAGTGTGATAATTATATTCTTCATCAGAAATGTGCCCatctcccaaaaaaaaaaatagattccTTCTACAAGATGGAGATTACTCTATTCCCATGTGACAAAATGGAAACAATATTAGGGCTTTGTGAAGTTTGTCAACACTTCTTTCAGGGTTTTCGGTACACAACTAAGGATGATATAACCCTTGATATGCGATGTGGTTCTATATCCGAACCTTTCTTTCATGAAAGCCATCCTCATCATCCGTTGTACATCGACTTTTCAGGCAATAAAACTTGTAAGGCTTGTGGAGATGAGGCAACTTTCATTTTGAGCTGCCAGGAGTGCGGATATGTTTTGGACATTAAGTGTCCTTTCTTACCAAATAAGGTGAAACACAAATATGATAAGAATCATTTTCTGTTTCTATGCTACGGAAAAGACACGAGTGACCAATACTTATGTGAAATTTGTGAGGAAGAACTAAATTCAGAGAAATGGTTCTATAGATGTGATGAGTGTTGTATTACATTTCATATCAAATGTACACTCGGAGACTTAATTAGTCTAAAGCAAATAGTTGATGCTGAACCAATCAAATTGGAGGTGATACGCAACATTCATATGACCAGGTTAGTTTGTGATGTATGTCATTCTCGCTGCCACTTTCCCTACATGTTGAAGTGTTCTTCTCCTTTAGGCGTGGACACTCTTTGTTCTTTACAATGTTTTCGGCAAAAATACTTCCACAAAATGACTCCATTATATGAATTGTCAatagattattaa